A stretch of DNA from Spirochaetaceae bacterium:
GAACAGGCCGATCGCCGACGCGTAGGAGAAGCGCGGAATGCCGGTCAGCCCAATCTTGTAGACGTAGGTCTGGATCACCTCGGAGCGTTCGAGATTGAGGTCGTTCTGCATGTTGTAGACCTTCTCGAAGCCGATGTTCATGAGCTGGCCGAGGGTGAGGATGAACAGGATGACGGCGGTGGGCATGATGCCGGGGATGTCGATGAAGCGGGTGCGCTGCACCTTGGTGGCGCCGTCGATGATCGCCGCCTCGTGCAGCTCGGGGTCGATGCCGGCCAGCGCGGCCAGGTAGATGATGGTGCCGAAGCCCGAGAACTGCCACACGTGCGACCACACGTAGATCGACTGGAACGCCTCCGGGCGGCCCATGTAGGAGACCGGCTTCATGCCCAGGGCCAGCATCAGGGGGCCGACCACGCCGACCGAGGTGGACAGGAACTGGATCAGCAGCCCCACCATCACCACCGTGGAGATGAAGTAGGGGGCGTAGATGACCATCTGCACCGTCTTGCGGAACAGGCGGCTGTTGGCGTTGTTGATCGACAGCGCCAGCAGGATCGGGATCGGGAACGTCGCCGCCAGCGTGTAGATGCTGAGGAAGAAGGTGTTGCCGACGATACGCCAGAACAGGTAGGACTCGAAGAAGCGCTGGAAGTGGTCCAGCCCCACCCACGGACTGCCCCAGATGCCCTTGGCGGCGGCGAAGTCCCGGAACGCGATCTGCGCGCCGTACATCGGCAGGTACTTGAAGATGATGAACCAGATCACCGGCAGCGCAATGATCAGGTGCAACTGGTAGTCGCGCGCCAACTCGCGCCACAGACGGGAGCGGCGGGCGGATCGTGTGCCGCTGTCAGCCAGGGATTCGGATGCCATCAGGAAGCGCGCCTACCATACCCACGTCCGCCGGTGGCGTCCAGCCGTCTTGCGCACACA
This window harbors:
- a CDS encoding ABC transporter permease subunit, which encodes MASESLADSGTRSARRSRLWRELARDYQLHLIIALPVIWFIIFKYLPMYGAQIAFRDFAAAKGIWGSPWVGLDHFQRFFESYLFWRIVGNTFFLSIYTLAATFPIPILLALSINNANSRLFRKTVQMVIYAPYFISTVVMVGLLIQFLSTSVGVVGPLMLALGMKPVSYMGRPEAFQSIYVWSHVWQFSGFGTIIYLAALAGIDPELHEAAIIDGATKVQRTRFIDIPGIMPTAVILFILTLGQLMNIGFEKVYNMQNDLNLERSEVIQTYVYKIGLTGIPRFSYASAIGLFNSAINFALIMVGNWIAKRLGGASLW